Genomic window (Streptococcus suis S735):
ATTCAAGCGCATCACTTTTACCCCCATGGTTGAACGACCAGTTTGAGAGATATTGGCAACACTTGTACGAATAATCACACCAGTATCGGTAATAACCATAATATCTTCATCACCAGATACCGTTGTCAAACCTGCCAGAGAACCATTCTTATCAGCAACTTTAAGAGTCTTGATACCCTTACCACCACGACCTTTGGTTGGATACTCACTGGCTGGTGTACGTTTACCAAAACCTTTTTCCGTCAATACGAGTACTTCTTGGTCATCAGAAATCATAGTAGCGCCAACTAACTGGTCTCCCTCACGTAAATTGATACCACGAACACCTGTTGCTGTACGGCCCATATTACGAACATCTGTTTCAGTGAAACGTACAGAATAACCGAACTTAGTCCCCATAATAATGTCTGCTTGGCCATTTGTTAAGAAAACATTGATGAGTTCATCGTCTTCTTTCAAATTCAAAGCTTTCAGACCGCTCTGGCGAATATTGGCAAATTCTGACACACTAGTCCGTTTTACAACACCTTGGCGGGTTGCAAAGAAGAGATAGCTATCTGCCTCCTGGTCCTTAGTTACATTGATAATGGTTTGAATTGCCTCGTTTTCTTCCAATTTAAGCAAATTGACCACTGGAAGTCCCTTTGCAGTACGACCATATTCTGGGATTTCATAGCCTTTGAGACGGTAAACACGTCCCTTATTAGTGAAGAAGAGCAAGCGATCATGAGTGCTTGTAGAGACTAATTCTCGTACAAAATCATCATCCTTGACGCCAGTTCCTTGAACCCCACGTCCTCCACGCTTCTGAGCTTGAAACTCATCCTGTGCCAAACGCTTGATGTAGCCTTGGTTTGACAAGGTGATTAAAACATCCGTTTCTTCAATCAAGTCCTCATCTTCAAGGGATAGAACTTCACCAACCATCAATTCTGTACGGCGTGGGTCAGCATATTTACGTTTGACTTCTTCTAATTCGTCTTTAATAATCTGAACAACACGCTCAGGCTTAGCTAGAATGTCAGCCAAATCTGCAATCAAGGCCACTAACTCATCATATTCTGATTGAATCTTGTCGCGTTCCAAACCTGTCAAACGACGAAGACGCATATCAAGAATAGCCTGACTCTGACGTTCAGAAAGGTCAAATTTCTCCATCAATTCAGCTTGAGCAATAGCATCAGTTTCTGAATTACGGATAATACGAATGACTTCATCAATATGGTCAAGAGCAATCAGCAAGCCTTCTAAGATATGAGCACGCGCCTCAGCCTTTTCTTTATCAAATCGTGTACGACGAGTGACTACTTCTTTTTGGTGTTCAATATAAGACTCTAGAATCTGACGTACAGAAAGAATTTTCGGTACACCATTTTGGATGGCCAACATGTTGAAACTAAAGTTGGTTTGAAGCTGTGTTTGCTTGAATAGGTTATTCAAAATAACGTTAGCAGAAGCATCACGACGAACTTCGATAACAAATCGTACACCCTCACGGTTGGATTCGTCTCGAACAGCAGTGATTCCTTCAATACGTTTTTCTTGGACTAATTTGACAATATGTTCTTGAACCTTGGACTTATTGACCATGTATGGAAACTCTGTAACAACAATGCGTTCACGACCATTTCCATATTCTTCAATTTCTGTGCGGGAACGAAGAACTATTGAACCTTTACCAGTTTCATAAGCACGGTGAATTCCAGATTTCCCCATAACCAAGGCACCTGTCGGAAAATCTGGTCCAGGCAAGACTTCCATAATCTCACGTGTTGTTACCTCGGGATTGTCCATAACCAGCTTAACTGCCTCGATAGTCTCACCCAAGTTGTGTGGAGGAATGTTGGTAGCCATACCAACGGCGATACCAGTCGTTCCGTTAACCAGAAGGTTAGGGAAACGAGCAGGTAAAACCTCTGGCTCACGTTCACTCGCGTCATAGTTATCCGCAAAATTTACCGTATTCTTGTTAATATCACGAAGCATTTCAAGCGCAATCTTGCTCATGCGTGCTTCTGTATAACGCTGAGCGGCTGCTCCGTCGCCATCCATGGAACCAAAGTTTCCGTGACCATCAACTAACATGTGACGGTAGCTCCACCATTGCGCCATACGAACCATTGCTTCGTAAATCGCACTATCTCCATGCGGGTGATATTTACCCATAACATCCCCTGTGATACGGGCTGATTTTTTATGTGGTTTATCCGGTGTAATTCCTAATTCATTCATCCCATACAAAATACGGCGATGAACCGGCTTCAGACCATCACGTACATCAGGCAGAGCACGTGAAACGATAACACTCATCGCATAGTCGATGAAGGATGATTTCATCTCATTGGTCAGATTAACCGTTACTAAATTTTTATCTTGCATTATATGCCTCTTTCAACAGTCATTGTGCTTCTATTATACCATATTGGCGAATAAATTTCTTTGTTGGAAACTAGCATGTAAACATTTTCAAAGGCGCTTTCACAAGTGACAAAAAGCTTAAAACATGCTAGAATGTATTATGGTCGGGATGAAGTCATCCCCAAATAAAACTAAGGAGATGTTTAGCAATGACTGCAACTAAACAACACAAAAAAGTAATCCTTGTCGGTGACGGTGCCGTAGGTTCTGCTTATGCTTATGCTCTTGTTAACCAAGGGATTGGTCAAGAATTGGGTATCATCGATATCAACAAAGACCGTACTCAAGGTGATGCAGAAGACTTGAGCCACGCATTGGCCTTCACATTCCCTAAAAAAATCTACTCTGCTGAGTATTCAGATGCTCATGACGCAGACTTGGTTGTATTGACAGCTGGTTTGCCACAAAAACCAGGTGAAACTCGCCTTGAATTGGTAGAGAAAAACATTCGTATCAACCAACAAATCGTTACTGAAATCGTTAAATCTGGTTTCAACGGTATCTTCCTTGTTGCTGCTAACCCTGTTGACGTATTGACTTACTCAACTTGGAAATTCTCTGGTTTCCCTAAAGAACGCGTTATCGGTTCTGGTACTTCTCTTGACTCAGCTCGTTTCCGTCAAGCATTGGCTGAGAAAATCGGTATCGACGCACGTTCAGTTCACGCTTACATCATGGGTGAGCACGGTGACTCAGAATTTGCAGTTTGGTCACATGCCAACGTTGCTGGTGTGAAATTGTACGACTGGTTGCAAGATAACCGCGATATTGATGA
Coding sequences:
- the gyrA gene encoding DNA gyrase subunit A, which encodes MQDKNLVTVNLTNEMKSSFIDYAMSVIVSRALPDVRDGLKPVHRRILYGMNELGITPDKPHKKSARITGDVMGKYHPHGDSAIYEAMVRMAQWWSYRHMLVDGHGNFGSMDGDGAAAQRYTEARMSKIALEMLRDINKNTVNFADNYDASEREPEVLPARFPNLLVNGTTGIAVGMATNIPPHNLGETIEAVKLVMDNPEVTTREIMEVLPGPDFPTGALVMGKSGIHRAYETGKGSIVLRSRTEIEEYGNGRERIVVTEFPYMVNKSKVQEHIVKLVQEKRIEGITAVRDESNREGVRFVIEVRRDASANVILNNLFKQTQLQTNFSFNMLAIQNGVPKILSVRQILESYIEHQKEVVTRRTRFDKEKAEARAHILEGLLIALDHIDEVIRIIRNSETDAIAQAELMEKFDLSERQSQAILDMRLRRLTGLERDKIQSEYDELVALIADLADILAKPERVVQIIKDELEEVKRKYADPRRTELMVGEVLSLEDEDLIEETDVLITLSNQGYIKRLAQDEFQAQKRGGRGVQGTGVKDDDFVRELVSTSTHDRLLFFTNKGRVYRLKGYEIPEYGRTAKGLPVVNLLKLEENEAIQTIINVTKDQEADSYLFFATRQGVVKRTSVSEFANIRQSGLKALNLKEDDELINVFLTNGQADIIMGTKFGYSVRFTETDVRNMGRTATGVRGINLREGDQLVGATMISDDQEVLVLTEKGFGKRTPASEYPTKGRGGKGIKTLKVADKNGSLAGLTTVSGDEDIMVITDTGVIIRTSVANISQTGRSTMGVKVMRLNGEAKIMTFALVDAAEIKEEKE
- a CDS encoding L-lactate dehydrogenase, with amino-acid sequence MTATKQHKKVILVGDGAVGSAYAYALVNQGIGQELGIIDINKDRTQGDAEDLSHALAFTFPKKIYSAEYSDAHDADLVVLTAGLPQKPGETRLELVEKNIRINQQIVTEIVKSGFNGIFLVAANPVDVLTYSTWKFSGFPKERVIGSGTSLDSARFRQALAEKIGIDARSVHAYIMGEHGDSEFAVWSHANVAGVKLYDWLQDNRDIDEQGLVDLFVSVRDAAYSIINKKGATYYGIGVALARITKAIFDDENAVLPLSVYQAGQYEGVEDVFIGQPAIIGAHGIVRPVNIPLSEAELQKMQASAKQLKDIIDDAFANPEIAAGVKN